One region of Tachysurus fulvidraco isolate hzauxx_2018 chromosome 9, HZAU_PFXX_2.0, whole genome shotgun sequence genomic DNA includes:
- the tango2 gene encoding transport and Golgi organization protein 2 homolog isoform X2, producing the protein MCIIFFKFDPRPVSKNAYRLILASNRDEFYNRPSKAADWWGSGKDILSGLDMEEGKEGGTWLGISKRGKLSALTNYLEHKYNPEALGRGFLVTNYMTENVDSFSYLRKVASEGQLYNGFNLLTAEFRANEDTMCYYGNRGSPEPVRLKAGIYGLSNSLLDTPWRKMQHGKQRFTSVVDKTLPPEGLVQELLQVLNDEELNTPDPMQESQGEGYSKDWLKALSAVCVRTPSYGTRTNTIILIDSENNVSFTERTMLNCDVTQWSTKSFQFKLQE; encoded by the exons ATGTGCATCATCTTTTTCAAGTTCGACCCCAGGCCTGTGTCCAAAAACGCCTACAG GCTGATTTTGGCGTCGAACAGAGATGAGTTCTACAACAGGCCATCCAAAGCTGCCGACTGGTGGGGCAGCGGTAAAGATATCCTCAGCG gtttgGATATggaggaagggaaggaaggCGGGACCTGGCTGGGAATCAGTAAACGAGGCAAACTATCAGCTCTGACCAATTACCTGGAACACAAGTACAACCCGGAAGCCCTGGGGAGAG GGTTTTTGGTGACCAATTACATGACCGAGAACGTGGACAGCTTCTCATACCTGCGCAAGGTGGCGTCTGAGGGTCAGCTGTACAACGGCTTTAACCTCCTCACTGCTGAATTCAG AGCCAATGAGGACACGAtgtgttactatggaaacagaGGCAGTCCGGAACCTGTGCGCCTCAAAGCGG gAATCTACGGTCTCAGTAACTCTCTGTTAGATACTCCCTGGAGGAAGATGCAACACGGTAAACAGCGCTTCACCAGCGTGGTGGATAAAACACTGCCACCTGAAGGCCTGGTCCAGGAGCTGCTTCAAGTCCTCAACGATGAGGAACT aaacaCACCTGACCCCATGCAGGAGAGTCAAGGTGAAGGCTACAGCAAGGACTGGCTCAAAGCTCTGTCCGCTGTATGTGTGCGCACGCCGAGTTATGGCACCAG GACAAACACCATCATCCTGATCGACAGCGAGAATAACGTCAGCTTCACCGAGCGCACCATGTTGAACTGTGACGTCACCCAATGGAGCACAAAATCCTTTCAGTTCAAGCTGCAGGAATGA
- the tmem150aa gene encoding transmembrane protein 150Aa — translation MTAWIILPVSLAAFSITGIWIVYAMAVTNHHVCPVENWSYNETCSEQKAEPGFPKTCCTIQDIPLISKCGSYPPESCLFSLIGNVGALMVVMVCLLRYAQIIEHSHHCWTNTSGLVTGFTNAVGLVMVGNFQVDHAKTLHYVGAGVAFPAGILFVCLQCVLTYRVAVTPLDYLMAHVRVALSSVSLIALILSGAFFIHESFFLQHAAAICEWVFTVLILVFYGTFTYEFGSVTRETLMAGLQRNLPLGGGVSRELKTPGRSSTTSTQLNCMPENIAML, via the exons ATGACTGCGTGGATCATACTGCCCGTCAGCCTAGCCGCCTTCTCCATCACAGGGATATGGATAGT GTATGCCATGGCCGTGACAAACCACCACGTTTGTCCCGTGGAGAACTG GTCGTACAATGAGACGTGTTCAGAGCAAAAGGCTGAACCAGGCTTCCCCAAAACCTGCTGCACCATCCAGGACATCCCACTCATtag TAAATGCGGATCATATCCTCCAGAGAGCTGTCTGTTCAGCCTCATTGGCAATGTGGGAGCGCTTATGG tggtGATGGTGTGTCTGCTGCGCTACGCTCAGATCATCGAGCACAGTCATCACTGCTGGACCAACACGAGTGGCCTGGTGACCGGCTTCACCAACGCTGTGGGACTTGTCATGGTGGGAAACTTCCAG GTGGACCACGCTAAGACTCTGCACTATGTGGGTGCAGGCGTGGCCTTTCCCGCCGGcatactgtttgtgtgtctgcagtgtgtgCTGACGTACCGCGTCGCCGTCACTCCTCTCGATTACCTGATGGCCCACGTGAGGGTGGCTCTCTCCAGCGTCTCTCTGATCGCCCTCATCCTCA GCGGTGCGTTCTTCATCCACGAGAGCTTCTTCCTGCAGCACGCCGCTGCCATCTGTGAGTGGGTCTTTACCGTCCTCATTCTTGTCTTCTACGGCACGTTCACCTACGAGTTCGGCTCCGTCACCAGAGAAACCCTGATGGCTGGACTGCAGAGGAACCTCCCCCTTGGGGGCGGAGTTTCCAGGGAGCTGAAGACTCCGGGCAGGAGCAGCACCACGTCTACACAACTGAACTGCATGCCTGAGAACATAGCtatgctttaa
- the rnf181 gene encoding E3 ubiquitin-protein ligase RNF181 has protein sequence MSSYFDEHDCEPTDPEEQYRENALLELARSLIHGLDVDFGSLNVSEWDQRLPPPAAKSIVQNLPLIVISPQQADKGLKCPVCLLEFEEQETVREMPCKHLFHSSCILPWLGKTNSCPLCRLELPTDNADYEEFKKDKDRRRQREHRLEDLHGAMYT, from the exons ATGAGCTCATATTTTGATGAACATGACTGTGAGCCCACAGACCCAGAGGAGCAGTACAGAGAGAACGCACTGCTAGAGCTGGCCAG GAGTCTGATTCATGGTTTGGATGTGGATTTTGGATCTCTCAATGTTTCCGAGTGGGATCAGCGTCTTCCTCCTCCTGCAGCCAAAAGTATAGTGCAGAATCTTCCTCTGATCGTCATATCCCCACAGCAAGCAG ATAAAGGGTTGAAGTGTCCAGTGTGTCTACTGGAGTTTGAGGAGCAGGAGACAGTGCGAGAGATGCCCTGCAAACATCTGTTCCACTCCAGCTGTATCCTACCCTGGCTGGGAAag ACCAACTCTTGTCCTCTGTGTCGACTCGAGCTGCCCACAGACAACGCCGACTACGAGGAgtttaaaaaagacaaa gaccggagaagacagagagaacaCCGTCTGGAAGATCTGCATGGGGCCATgtacacatga
- the tango2 gene encoding transport and Golgi organization protein 2 homolog isoform X1, whose product MCIIFFKFDPRPVSKNAYRLILASNRDEFYNRPSKAADWWGSGKDILSGLDMEEGKEGGTWLGISKRGKLSALTNYLEHKYNPEALGRGFLVTNYMTENVDSFSYLRKVASEGQLYNGFNLLTAEFRANEDTMCYYGNRGSPEPVRLKAAGIYGLSNSLLDTPWRKMQHGKQRFTSVVDKTLPPEGLVQELLQVLNDEELNTPDPMQESQGEGYSKDWLKALSAVCVRTPSYGTRTNTIILIDSENNVSFTERTMLNCDVTQWSTKSFQFKLQE is encoded by the exons ATGTGCATCATCTTTTTCAAGTTCGACCCCAGGCCTGTGTCCAAAAACGCCTACAG GCTGATTTTGGCGTCGAACAGAGATGAGTTCTACAACAGGCCATCCAAAGCTGCCGACTGGTGGGGCAGCGGTAAAGATATCCTCAGCG gtttgGATATggaggaagggaaggaaggCGGGACCTGGCTGGGAATCAGTAAACGAGGCAAACTATCAGCTCTGACCAATTACCTGGAACACAAGTACAACCCGGAAGCCCTGGGGAGAG GGTTTTTGGTGACCAATTACATGACCGAGAACGTGGACAGCTTCTCATACCTGCGCAAGGTGGCGTCTGAGGGTCAGCTGTACAACGGCTTTAACCTCCTCACTGCTGAATTCAG AGCCAATGAGGACACGAtgtgttactatggaaacagaGGCAGTCCGGAACCTGTGCGCCTCAAAGCGG caggAATCTACGGTCTCAGTAACTCTCTGTTAGATACTCCCTGGAGGAAGATGCAACACGGTAAACAGCGCTTCACCAGCGTGGTGGATAAAACACTGCCACCTGAAGGCCTGGTCCAGGAGCTGCTTCAAGTCCTCAACGATGAGGAACT aaacaCACCTGACCCCATGCAGGAGAGTCAAGGTGAAGGCTACAGCAAGGACTGGCTCAAAGCTCTGTCCGCTGTATGTGTGCGCACGCCGAGTTATGGCACCAG GACAAACACCATCATCCTGATCGACAGCGAGAATAACGTCAGCTTCACCGAGCGCACCATGTTGAACTGTGACGTCACCCAATGGAGCACAAAATCCTTTCAGTTCAAGCTGCAGGAATGA